In a single window of the Sesamum indicum cultivar Zhongzhi No. 13 linkage group LG16, S_indicum_v1.0, whole genome shotgun sequence genome:
- the LOC105178669 gene encoding DExH-box ATP-dependent RNA helicase DExH6, producing MGPGSSVKGAGKKKQKKGEQEPNFPRVAEATRIRISQILEQFQASKDEVYKFEENLSNYDRAVVHVICRKMGMKSKSSGRGKQRCVSVYKIQKQVGSGKGKGSSFKFSEEAKAALQDLFSQYPPEDVDMTENKLGESSGNDKVGPRKDDMFWRPVMTKPEIEKKVESLASRIERDANLKQITSQRSKLPISSFKDAITSTIESNQVVLICGETGCGKTTQVPQFLLDHAWSKGETCKIVCTQPRRISATSVAERIASERGEDIGDSVGYKIRLESKGGRHSSLVFCTNGVLLRVLVNRGSGQKKKKAPKKTLNVGSDITHIIVDEIHERDRFSDFMLAIIRDMLPSYPHLRLVLMSATIDAERFSQYFGGCPVIQVPGFTYPVKTFYLEDVLSMVRSNEKNNLTWKKHDEVINGSFLTEESQVALDEAIDLALSNDEFDPLLELISSKGDPKVFNYQHSKTGITPLMVFAGKGRVGDICMLLSLGVDCHLRCGAGKTAFDYAEQANHAEAAEVIKKRMGKTVTSSVEEQNLLDKYLSNVDPQLIDCVLIEQLLKRICNDSKNEAVLVFLPGWDDINRTRERLLANPFFKDPSKFLIIPLHSMVPLQEQKKVFKRPPPRCRKIVLSTNIAETSVTIDDVVYVIDSGRMKEKSYDPYNNVSTLHSSWISKASAKQREGRAGRCQPGICYHLYSKLRAASLPDFQVPEIKRMPIEELCLQVKLIDPSCNIGEFLQKTLDPPVYETIRNAIIVLQDIGALTLDEKLTELGEKLGSLPVHPLTSKMLFLAILLNCLDPALTLACASDHKNPFILPMQPNEKKRAQAAKAELASLYGGNGHQLAIIAAFECWRAAKEKGEEARFCSQYFLSSGTMRMLSAMRKQLEAELKRNGFIPENASRCSLNAHDPGILHAVVVAGLYPMVGRVIPHGKGSLVETVDGNKVRLHTYSTNAKLSNKKHSFEPLIVFDEITRGDGGLYVRNCSLIGALPLLLLATDIVVAPASENNDDSDESEYEDGDADDGSDEDKTESYKLSNLQRGEKIMSSPENIVKVFVDRWLPFESTALDVAQIYCLRERLSAAIFFKVTNPQRVLPKHLAASLHAIACILSYDGMSGIPLPSEPVDSLATMVSAANISQQANNGNKMVVDQPSKNYLKSLIRHRLQVLALEHQRGRAPPTNVITRPNNTSHHHRQAPVPTVGMSQDQKPGSQSATVTASQSATVTAHGSPMHETSTPNGNFSKRQRGNGLK from the exons atgggtcCGGGTTCATCTGTTAAGGGGGCAGGGaagaagaagcagaagaagGGGGAACAAGAACCGAATTTTCCAAGAGTTGCTGAAGCCACCCGCATTCGAATTTCTCAGATTCTTGAGCAGTTTCAGGCTTCCAAAGATGAGG tgtacaaatttgaagaaaaccTGTCAAATTATGATCGAGCAGTAGTGCATGTGATATGCAGGAAAATGGGCATGAAATCAAAAAGCTCTGG GCGGGGGAAGCAACGTTGTGTGTCTgtttataagatccaaaagcAAGTAGGTTCAGGAAAAGGGAAGGGAagttcttttaaattttctgaAGAAGCAAAGGCTGCTTTACAAGATTTGTTTTCTCAGTATCCCCCTGAGGATGTGGACATGACTGAGAATAAACTTGGAGAAAGTAGTGGGAATGATAAAGTAGGACCAAGGAAAGATGATATGTTCTGGAGACCGGTAATGACCAAgcctgaaattgaaaaaaaggtAGAATCACTTGCTTCCAGAATAGAGAGGGACGCAAACTTAAAACAG ATCACATCGCAGAGGTCCAAGCTTCCAATTTCATCTTTCAAGGATGCTATTACATCCACGATAGAGTCTAATCAG GTTGTGCTCATATGTGGTGAAACTGGATGTGGGAAAACAACACAG GTCCCACAGTTTCTTCTGGATCATGCATGGAGTAAAGGAGAGACATGCAAAATAGTCTGTACTCAACCACGTCGAATATCTGCCACATCAG TGGCTGAAAGAATTGCTTCAGAGAGAGGTGAAGATATTGGGGATTCTGTTGGATATAAG ATTCGGCTTGAGAGCAAAGGCGGGAGGCATTCATCTCTTGTCTTCTGTACCAATGGGGTTTTGTTGAGAGTTCTGGTTAATAGAGGAAGTggtcaaaagaagaaaaaggctCCAAAAAAGACGCTAAATGTTGGCTCTGACATAACCCACATAATTGTG GATGAAATTCATGAAAGGGATCGCTTCTCTGATTTCATGCTTGCGATAATCAG AGACATGCTTCCTTCATATCCTCATTTGCGTCTG GTATTAATGAGTGCCACGATTGATGCAGAGAGATTTTCACAGTATTTTGGTGGCTGCCCAGTCATTCAAGTACCAGGCTTTACTTATCCT GTAAAAACTTTCTACTTGGAGGATGTGCTATCTATGGTCAGATCAAATGAGAAGAATAACCTTACATGGAAGAAACATGATGAGGTCATCAATGGTTCTTTCTTAACTGAGGAAAGCCAAGTTGCTCTTGATGAGGCTATTGACTTGGCTTTATCAAATGATGAGTTTGATCCTCTTCTTGAGTTAATATCTTCTAAAGGAGATCCAAAGGTTTTCAATTACCAGCACTCTAAAACTGGAATAACACCACTGATGGTATTTGCTGGTAAAGGAAGAGTTGGCGATATTTGCATGCTTCTCTCGCTTGGTGTAGACTGCCATTTACGATGTGGTGCAGGAAAGACTGCTTTTGATTACGCTGAACAAGCCAATCATGCGGAAGCTGCTGAAGTTATTAAAAAGCGAATGGGGAAAACGGTTACGTCCTCTGTCGAGGAGCAAAACTTACTTGATAAATACCTGTCAAATGTTGACCCTCAACTAATTGATTGTGTGCTTATTGAACAACTACTGAAGAGAATATGTAATGACTCGAAGAATGAAGCTGTTCTTGTTTTCCTTCCGGGTTGGGATGATATAAATAGAACAAGAGAGAGATTACTAGCTAATCCTTTCTTCAAGGATCCATCTAAGTTTCTAATTATTCCTCTTCATTCTATGGTCCCGTTACAGGAGCAAAAGAAAGTTTTCAAGCGCCCTCCTCCTCGATGCCGTAAAATTGTTCTTTCAACTAATATTGCTGAGACTTCTGTTACGATCGATGATGTTGTGTATGTTATAGACAGTGGACGAATGAAAGAGAAAAGTTATGACCCATATAACAATGTGTCAACTCTTCATTCTTCTTGGATTTCAAAAGCAAGTGCAAAGCAAAGAGAAGGTCGTGCTGGACGGTGCCAACCAGGTATTTGTTATCATCTTTATTCAAAACTTCGGGCTGCTTCACTGCCAGATTTCCAAGTTCCTGAGATTAAGAGGATGCCGATAGAAGAGCTATGTTTGCAG GTCAAGCTCATTGATCCATCTTGCAACATTGGAGAATTTTTGCAGAAGACGTTGGACCCACCTGTTTATGAGACAATACGTAATGCGATCATCGTTCTTCAAGATATCGGGGCACTGACGCTCGATGAGAAACTTACGGAACTTGGAGAGAAGCTTGGGTCTCTGCCTGTTCATCCACTAACAAGCAAGATGCTATTTCTTGCAATATTGTTGAACTGTCTCGATCCGGCGCTGACTTTAGCTTGTGCTTCTGACCATAAAAATCCATTCATTTTACCCATGCAGCCTAATGAAAAGAAGAGAGCCCAAGCTGCGAAAGCAGAGCTGGCTTCATTATATGGTGGAAACGGCCACCAGTTAGCTATAATAGCTGCCTTCGAGTGTTGGAGAGCGGCAAAGGAAAAAGGTGAAGAAGCCCGTTTTTGTTCTCAGTACTTCTTATCTTCAGGCACGATGCGGATGCTATCAGCGATGCGAAAGCAACTGGAGGCTGAACTAAAGAGGAATGGTTTTATACCAGAAAATGCATCTCGTTGTAGCCTGAATGCACACGATCCAGGCATACTCCATGCTGTGGTTGTTGCTGGTCTGTATCCAATGGTCGGGAGAGTGATTCCACATGGTAAGGGGTCCCTTGTAGAGACTGTAGATGGAAATAAGGTCAGGCTGCACACATATTCAACCAATGCCAAGCTATCAAATAAGAAACATAGTTTTGAACCTTTGATTGTATTTGATGAGATAACCCGTGGAGATGGGGGACTTTATGTTAGAAACTGTAGTCTTATAGGTGCACTCCCATTGTTGTTGTTGGCAACGGATATTGTAGTGGCTCCAGCAAGtgaaaataatgatgataGTGATGAAAGTGAGTATGAAGATGGTGATGCTGATGACGGTAGTGATGAAGATAAAACAGAGAGTTATAAATTGTCCAACCTCCAACgtggtgagaaaattatgTCCTCGCCCGAAAATATTGTTAAAGTCTTTGTTGATCGTTGGCTTCCCTTTGAGTCCACAGCTCTTGATGTTGCTCAAATCTACTGCCTGAGGGAGAGACTTTCTGCTGCAATTTTCTtcaaa GTAACAAATCCACAGAGAGTTCTCCCGAAACATCTTGCGGCTTCTCTCCATGCAATTGCCTGTATCCTATCGTACGATGGTATGTCCGGGATTCCGTTGCCATCTGAACCCGTTGACTCGCTTGCTACAATGGTTAGTGCTGCCAACATTAGTCAGCAGGCTAATAACGGGAACAAAATGGTTGTAGATCAGCCATCTAAAAACTATCTCAAGTCACTGATACGCCACAGGCTTCAGGTCTTGGCTTTAGAACATCAAAGAGGTAGAGCACCACCAACTAATGTGATCACTCGCCCGAACAACACATCTCACCATCACAGACAAGCTCCTGTTCCTACAGTCGGCATGAGTCAAGATCAGAAGCCCGGATCACAAAGTGCCACTGTAACTGCATCACAAAGTGCAACTGTAACTGCACATGGATCCCCCATGCACGAAACGAGCACTCCAAATGGAAACTTCTCTAAGCGCCAACGTGGAAATGGACTCAAATGA